A genome region from Trichosurus vulpecula isolate mTriVul1 chromosome 5, mTriVul1.pri, whole genome shotgun sequence includes the following:
- the LOC118851661 gene encoding 60S ribosomal protein L13-like, producing the protein MAPSRNGMILKPHFHKDWQRRVATWFNQPARKIRRRKARQAKARRIAPRPASGPIRPIVRCPNVRYHTKVRASRGFSLEELWVAGIHKKVARTIGISVEPRRRNKSTESLQANVQRLKEYRSKLIPFPRKPSAPKKGDSSAEELKLATQLTGPVMPIRNVYKKEKARVITEDEKNFKAFASLRMARANARLFGIRAKRAKETAEQDVEKKK; encoded by the coding sequence ATGGCGCCCAGCCGAAATGGCATGATTCTGAAGCCCCATTTCCACAAAGACTGGCAAAGACGAGTTGCCACATGGTTTAACCAGCCAGCTAGGAAGATAAGAAGGCGAAAGGCCCGTCAAGCAAAAGCCCGTCGAATTGCTCCTCGCCCTGCATCTGGTCCTATCCGGCCCATCGTGAGGTGCCCTAATGTCCGATACCACACCAAAGTACGTGCTAGTAGAGGATTCAGCTTGGAAGAGCTTTGGGTGGCTGGTATCCATAAAAAAGTGGCACGGACTATTGGTATCTCTGTGGAGCCTCGTCGCCGGAATAAGTCTACAGAGTCTCTCCAGGCAAATGTGCAGCGGCTGAAAGAATATCGTTCCAAACTGATCCCCTTCCCAAGGAAACCATCTGCACCCAAGAAGGGAGATAGCTCTGCTGAAGAACTCAAGTTGGCAACCCAGCTTACAGGACCAGTTATGCCCATCAGAAATGtctacaagaaagagaaagctcgCGTCATTACTGAAGATGAGAAGAATTTCAAGGCATTTGCTAGTCTTCGAATGGCCCGGGCCAATGCCCGTCTCTTTGGAATCCGGGCAAAACGAGCCAAGGAGACTGCAGAGCAAGAtgtggagaagaaaaagtaa